The genomic window GAATTTGTCTGGTCGTACCGTGAGGGAAATAGCGAATGTGTACATCTGACCCTCAATCCTCAGCTGTTAAGCCGAGTGGCAACAGAGTCTTCACTCTCGAATCATGTGGAAATTGAATACCGGGTCTTATTTGCAGATCCAACGATTCTGCATATAGCGCACCTGTTTAAGTCCGAGCTGCTCAACGGTGGATTGGCTGGAAAGCTGTTTACTGAGTCGCTGACGAATGTATTGGCGGTGCATCTACTGCGAAATTACAGCGGATTGATGACTCAGCCCAAGCTAGAAACAGGGTCGTTAAATGGGCTAATGCTCAAACAGCTCAAAGATTTTATTGAAGAGAACCTGGCTCTTGACCTGACGATCGCCAGGATGGCAACGGTTGCTCACGTGAGTCAGTTTCACTTCGCTCGTGAGTTTAAGGCAGCAATGGGTCAGTCGCCGCACCGCTATGTGACCCAGCAACGAATCGAGCGGGCAAAAATGCTGTTGTCTGTAACGCGGCTTTCAGTGTCTGAAGTTGCGGAGCGAGTGGGGTTCTCGAATCAGAGTCACTTTACAGCGCAATTTCGCAAAGCTACAGGCACAACTCCAAAAGCCTATCGCGATAGTCTTTGAGCAAGATTTCGACAAAACCGAGCAAGAATCGGTCGTGAATTACGAGGGTTATTTCTCTAACCTGAAGACATCAGTGAATGGTTAGGAGAATCCAAAGTGACCCGAAAGACAAACGGCATCGATCGACGCAAACTCATTATGGCAGGTGGCACGGTTGCGGGAGCGGCTGCAATTGCCAGCGTGACTCACAACGCTCAAGCGACTGCTCAACAGCCCCTTGCTGCCAACACTGCTAATAGCGGCAGATTTGCAGGGAAAGTTGTTTTAATTACCGGAGCTACGTCTGGGATTGGAGAAACTACCGCTCGGATGTTTGCCAAAGAGGGTGCGATCGTGCATTTCTGCGGTCGGCGCGAAGCACTTGGAAACAAGATTGCTCAAGAAATCAATGCTCAAGGAGGACGAGCAAGCTACCAGAAAGCCGATGTCCGCAATGAACAAGACGTTAAGTCATTTGTCGATACTTGCGTTCAAAAATATGGTCGGATCGACATCGCTTTCAATAATGCTGGAATCGAGAGTAAGCCATTCACCATCGCTGAACAATCTTTAAACGATTGGATGAATGTGATGACAACCAATGCAACGGGAACGTTTCTATCGATGAAGTACGAACTTCCAGTGATGCTTAAGCAGGGAGGTGGCGCGATCGTTAATAACGCCTCGGTTTCCGGGCATGTCGGCTTTGCCACGATCGCGCCCTACAGTGCTAGCAAACACGCCATTATGTCTCTAACCAAAGTTGCCGCCTTAGAATACGCAGACAAGAACATTCGCGTTAACTCAATTTCTCCAGGTGCGGTCGATACTCCCATGCTTCGACGCGCTTTGGCAGCTTGGAAAACTGATTTTGACACCGTTTCTAAAGACTATCCGATCGAGCGAATTGTGCAATCCGATGAGATTGCTAAAACAGTGCTGTGGTTGAGTTCCGCCGATCCTACCTGCGTTGTAGGCACTGACATCGATGTTACAGGTGGCTACCTCGCGAAATAGCCGGCAATTAAACCTACTACTTACTTCATTGCTATGCCAAATCAACCGACTCGAAAAGAATTTTTAAATTTGAGTGCTATTTCTGGTTTCTCGTTTCTTCTTGGCAGTCAAAATCTTTTTGGGGAGAAAGCCTCAGCAGCACCGACAAATGCAAGTACAGATCATCCCAACGTCGCGGTCGTCAAGCGTTACTACGATGCTTATGGCAGAGGCGACCTCGCAACCGTCAGTCAAATTTTTGCTCCTAATATTGTTTGGAGAATTCCAGGGCATCATTCCCTAGCAGGCGTGCACCGAGGACAAGATCAAGTTTTTGCCTTTTTTCAACAGCTAGCCAAAGCCAAGTTTAAAGCAGATGTTTTGTTTTTAGGCGGCAATGATTCTTATGTTGTGGATGTGCATCGCGGCTATAGCAATATGGAACGCGACAATATTGATATTCTTTGGGCTTTGTTGTTTCGTATCCAAAACAATCGCATTGTTGAGGCAACCAATTTTCCCAGCGATCAACACGCCGCCGATGCTTTCTACTCGCGGGTATATCCACTGAAACCGTTGCCCGATCGCTTAGCTTAATTGCAAGGAGAGTTTCAATGCCAACTGAACAAGAAATTCGTCAAACGAATGAGCAAACAGTCCGTGACTTTCTGCGGCTTCTATGTGAGAAAAACATGGATGTCTGGATTGAGCTATGGACGATTGAGGCAGTGCAAGAAATGCCATTCTCACCGCCAGGATTCCCGACTAAAGTTGAGGGACGAGAAGCCCTTCGCCAGCACTACAGCAACCTACCCAAAGCGTATGGACGAATAGCATTTCCTGATTTAGTGATTCATTCGATGCTCGATCCAAACTGGGTTGTAGCCGAATACAGAGGCGAAATTGATGTATTGGCAACGGGTCGCCCGTATAACAATCACTACTGCGGATTGTTCCACCTACGAGAGGGACGCATCACTTTATTTCGTGAATACTATAACCCAACTGTGATGACCGAAGCCTTTGGCGATGCATCGGAGCTTGCCCGTAGCTTTAGCCTAACAAATGACTAACGTTCCAAGCACTAACTTATTCACAACTTCAGCATTAGGAACTTTTTCTATGCAATACACAACACTAGGACACACCGGATTAGTCATCTCACGTCTCGCTTTTGGTGCCATGACGTTTGGCGAAGGGCAACTCGTACCCGGAGTGATGAATAAAATCGATCAATCGATCGCGGATCAAATGGTCAACCAAGCGTTAGACGCAGGCATCAATCTATTTGATACGGCAGATGCCTACACCAATGGACAATCGGAAATGATGTTGGGCAAAGCGTTAGGCGATCGCCGTGACCAAGCTGTCATCGCCACTAAAGTAGGATTCCGTACTGGCAACGCCATCACCAACACTGGACTTTCCTACCGTCACATTCTTGCCTCTGCTGAAGCCAGCCTCAAGCGCTTAGGCACAGACTACATTGACCTGTACCAAATTCACATTCCCGATCCCCTCACCCCACCCGAAGAAACCGTGCGTGCCCTGGATGATTTAGTCCGGCGGGGACTGGTGCGCTACGTAGGATTCTGCAATCTCCAGGCTTGGAGAGCAGCCCGTCTGTTAGGGCTGCAAGAAAGGCAGAACTACGCTCGCTTTGTGGGAGCGCAGATGTATTATTCGCTTCTAGGACGGGATCTGGAGCATGAAATTGTGCCTTTTGTCGAAGACACAGGCATTGGAGTGTTAGTCTGGAGTCCTTTAGCAGGCGGCTTTTTGAGTGGAAAATATACCCGCGAAAATCCCACACCAGAAGGAGCAAGGCTGAACGAGTTTAAGCTTCCTCCCATTGATGTCGAGAAGGGTTATGAGGTGGTTGATGTGCTGAAGGAAATCGCGCAAAATCATGGGGCAACTCCAGCACAGGTGGCGATCGCTTGGATGCTCACCAAGCCTTTTGTTTCTTCAGTCATCATCGGCGCTAACAAGATGCAGCATTTGGACGATAACTTGGGAGCTATCAAACTGAACTTATCAGCTTCTGAGATTGACCAGCTAGAGACGCTGACTAAGCCGCAACTCCTCTACCCTGGCTGGATGCAAGCAATGGGTTGGGATGCAAAGGTCAAAGCTAGTCTTGATGCTGAATGGGGTTGAGCCGAGATAGAGAGCGAAAAATTTCGGGGGAGCTGCTGGGCGACAATTAAACAGGATTTTCAAAAATTAACCATCCCAAAGCCCTTGAAACCGACTAGATACTAATTCGGTGTAACGTACCGTGTGCTGGATATTGCTATGCCCAAGGTAGCTTTGAATTATCCGAGTATCAGTACCTCGGTTGGCTAAATAATAGCCCGTTCCATGTCGCAGCATATGTGCGTGAACAGGAAAAGGTGCAAAATTGCACGAACTTGGCTCTTGTCCACTTTTGGTGATGCTGGGAGAGCTGGCACGCGATTGCCGAAAACTTTGCTGTCTAAGCATTCCAAAATATTTTTGCTCTTCAAGGGGTAAAGGTAGCGAAGATACTGTTGGCGAATTCATGAGAGAAAAATCAGAATTAGCTGCCTTGCGTAGGATTAAGGTAAAGACCAAGCTAGTTAGTGGAGGTGCAATATGTCCATGCAACCCCAAACCATTCCTCCGATTCCAGAGAATACGGTAGTGGTTGCAAGAGCAGCTTTTCCTAAAGGCAATCTCTACATCCAAATTCGGGATAACCTTGGCAGCATCTACCAAGATGAAACCTTCGCATCACTATTTTCTAAACGTGGACAACCTGCTCAAGCTCCTTGGCAACTGGCACTTGTTTGTGTAATGCAGTTTATAGAGAATTTATCTGACCGCCAAGCTGCTGATGCTGTTCGTGCGCGGATTGATTGGAAATATGCACTCAGTCTTTCCCTGAGCGATCCAGGATTCGATTACTCAATTTTGAGTGAATTTCGCACTCGTCTAATTGCAGGCAATGCAGAACAAGAGCTGCTGGACAAGTTGTTGGAGCAATTACGATCCAAGGGATTGCTCAAAGGACACAAACGGCAACGGACGGATTCAACTCATGTTCTGGCTGCCATTCGGATTCTAAATCGACTGGAAACGTTGGGAGAAACATTTCGTGCTGCACTCAATAGTTTAGCTGTCGCAGCTCCAGATTGGCTGGAAGAGCATTTACAAGATGCTTGGTTTGACCGCTACAGTCGTCGCACCGAGAACTATCGGTTGCCTAAGTTAGACAGCGAGCGAGAAGAATTGGGTCGCACGATTGGCAAGGATGGATTTGCGTTGTTAGATGCAATTTACGATTGGGCTACTCCAGAGTGGATGCGACAAATTCCAGCCGTTGAGACACTGCGACGGATTTGGATGCAACAATTTTACGCACCCACTGAAGACGGGAACGTGCAATGGCGCTCGCCCAAAGACATGCCACCATCCACACTGGCAATTCATTCACCCTATGATGTAGAGGCGCATTACAGTTCCAAACGTAGTGTTGATTGGGTCGGTTACAAAGTTCACCTCACTGAAACTTGCGATCGGGATTGTCCGCACTTCATCACTGGAGTATGCACTACCCTATCAACAATATCTGATGATGCAGTCGTTGAATCTGTCCATCAAAGCCTATCGAAAAAATCACTTCTACCCGAAGAGCATTTGGTGGATACAGGGTATGTAACAGCTGACCATATTGTTAATAGTCAGGCAAACTATGGAATCGAACTGCTTGGAAAAGTTCGTATCAATCCCAGTTGGCAGACCCAAAATAACTCTAAGTTTTCTGCTGAGCAGTTTGAAGTGGATTGGGATAATCAAGTCGTCACCTGTCCTAAAGGGCATCAAAGTATCATTTGGCGACCCAAGATTGACAATCGTGGCTTGAGAGTCGTTCACGTCCACTTTTCTCAAGCTGATTGTCGTCATTGTCCAGTCCGAAAACGTTGTACCCACTCTAAAGCTGCCCGAAGATTGACATTACAACCTCAAGCCAAATACAACGCTCTACGTCAGCGACGGCAGGTGCAAGAAACGTCAGAGTTTAAGCAACTCTACCAGCAACGAGCGGGAGTGGAGGGAACATTATCGCAAGGCGTGAGACGTTCTGCCTTAAGGCAGTCTCGATATGTTGGATTGGCGAAAACACATCTTCAGCATATCCTGATTGTCACTGCTCTCAATTTGGTTCGCTTGTCTGCTTGGCTCTCAGCTATCCCACTGGCTCAAACTCGCTACTCTCGATTTATGGAGCTTAAGCCCCAAATAGCGTAGCTTTTTTTCTCCCATGAATTCGCCAACAGTATCAGCGAAGCTGCAACGAAGTGCCACGCGACAGCTAGAAGCTAACGTGTGAGTGGGTTCTAGAAAATTTTTCTCTTTAAGTGGCATCCAGTTGCAATCGCTGATTCATGATTGAAATTGTGACCGCTGCCATGCGGCACGCCAACATACCCGATCACTCCGAACGCGCAATGCCGTTGCCTTCGGTGAGAGCGAAGCTGTTCGCTGTTGCCATTGCAGACTGGTTTCTCACACACTCCAATACCGACTCTGCGTCGCCAGAGGTAATCTCTTTCACTGCCGCGGTCGCACGAGTGCCTAACCATCAGCACTATCCTTACCAAGGCTGCGTGGTTGGGCCAATCGTAAATTCGTTCACGTTTGTGTCTTCTGGCTGGTCAATTGCAAACGCCACAACATTGGCTACTCGAGCGGGTGAGATGCCATATTGCTCATACAACTGAGTCATTTTCTCAGCCACATCTTGGTCGGTAATCCGATCTAACAACTGGGTGTTAATTGCAGCAGGATAAATTGTTGCAGTACGAATGTTAGTCCCCTCTTGAGCAGACTCCATGCGTAGAACTTCCATGAAATCGCGTACAAACCATTTCGTCCCACCATAGATCGCACCACCTGGATAAGCTTTTAATCCAGCCACCGATGAAGTTGTGATAACATGCCCAGATTTTTGGCTAATAAACGTTGGCAATACAGCAGCGATACCATTGAGGACACCCTTGATATTGACATCAACTGTTTGATTCCATTCATCAGTTTTCAATCCAGAAAGTGGAGAATTTGGCATGATGCCAGCGTTCAAGAAAATCACATCGACACCTCCAAATGTTTCTTTAGCAAGCTTGACGATCTGGGCGTGATCGGATGGGTTAACCACATCCATCACTTGATAGACTGCTTGTCCGCCAGCTGTTTGAATTTCATCAACCAGTTGTCTCAATTGCTGCTCGCGACGTGCACCCAATACGACTTTAGCGCCTTTACTTGCAAGCAATTTCGCAGTTGCTTCACCAATCCCTGATGATGCGCCGGTAATAATCACAACTTTGTCTTTAATCATCTTATTCCTCTTTTTGTTGAGTAATTACTGAGTTGGGCTTTCTTCGGACTTGCCAATCAGCGGCTAAGGGCACGCCGACGGTTCGATGTGGCATCAGCAAAAAACCGACCATTACTGCACCGTTTGGCCACCATCGATGACCATGGCGTGCCCGATGACGAAGGCAGCTGCGTCCGAGCACAGCCAGATGACGGCCGCGGCGATCTCCTCAGGCTTGCCCATCCGTCCGACCGGCTCCTCTGCGATCACCTTCGCGCGCCCTTCGTCCGTGCCGCCGGTGAAGCGACCCATCATCGGAGTGTCGATGTAGCCGGGACAGACGGCGTTAATGCGGATGTTCTGCGCGGCATAGTCAAGGGCAGCCGCTCGGGTGAGACCGATCACGCCGTGCTTCGCGGCAGTGTACGCGGGGCTGCCCTTGATGCCAATGATTCCCGCGCCCGAGGACGTGTTGACGATCGCACCGCCTCCCTGCTTGAGGATCGGCGGGATCTCGTGCTTCATGCACAGGAAAACGCCGCGAAGGTTGATGTCAACGATCCGGTTCCACTCCTCCTCCTCGTACTCCGCGATCGGAGCCGGATTCCTCGGCTCGATGCCCGCGTTGTTGAAGGCGAAGTCCAACCGCCCGAAAGCCTCAACGCTCTTGGCTAGAGCTGCCTTCACGTCCTCGGACTGCGTTACATCGCACCTGACGGCGACTGCTCGCCCGCCGAGTTCTTCGATCGTGCGGGCCGTTTCTTGATTGCCCTGTTCTGAAATGTCAGCGACCACTACATTAGCGCCCTCACGGGCAAACGCTAGCGCTGTCGCGCGGCCAATGCCGCTTCCTGCTCCGGTGACAAAGGCTACCTTGCCTGTGTAGTTTCCATTCGAGTTGGGTAGCATGTTTTCTCCTGTTAGTTGCTCGCTTACTGACTGAGATGCTGATTGAAAAAGGACGCAAGCTTGTCCCACGGGATCAGGTTCACCCGATCGTACAAATCGACATGTCCCGCGTTTGGAACGATGTAGAGTTCCTTTGGCTCGGCGGCGCGCTTGTAGACGTCTTCGCTGAACTCCCTAGAATGCGCAATGTCACCCGTGATGAACAGCATGGGACGCGGCGAAATCGTCTCAATGTCATCGAACGGGTAAAAGTTCATGAATTTGACGTTGCTGGTCAGTGTCGGATGCGTTGTCAGTTTCGGCGACGAACCTTCGGGGGTGTATTCGCCCCTGGGAGTGCGGTAGAAGTCATAGAACTCACGCTCAATGGCGGTGGAGTTCTCATTCAATTCATGCACGGTCCCGCTTGTGTATTTGGTCTCGCCGCCCGTGAACTCCGCATAGCGTTGCTCAGCCGCCTCTGCAATGGCTTTCTGCCTCTGTTCGAGGGACATAGAATGCCTAAGCCCGTTACGATTGGCCGCACCCATGTTATACATGCTGACCGTCGCAATAGCCTTCATGCGGGGGTCTATCTTGGCAGCGCTAATGACGAAGCTCCCACTGCCACAAATCCCAAGAACGCCAATCCGGTCCCTATCAACGAATGGCCGGGTGCCCAGAAAATCGACCGCAGCACTGAAATCCTCGGCATAAATATCCGGCGAAACAACGTTGCGAGGCCGCCCCTCACTCTCGCCCCAGAAGGACAAATCTAGGGACAAGGTGACGAATCCCTGCTCAGCCAGCTTTTGGGCATACAGATTTGCGCTCTGTTCTTTTACTGCGCCCATTGGATGCCCGACAATGATTGCCGGATTCTTAGCGGTCTGATTCAAGGTTTTGGGAATGAAGAGATTCCCGGCAACTTGCATGTTGTATTGGTTTTTGAATGTAACCTTCTGCATGGTCACCTTGTCGCTCTTATAGAAGTTGTCCGCCCCCTCGACCACAGCGGACTGCTGTACGGGTGCTTGGAGGCTCTTACGCGAGACGTGTGTTTTGTCGGGTGCAGATGCCGCCGTTGCGCAGATTGCACTTATCAAGAGGGTTGGTATTAGAACCCGGTGTTTCATTGAGTTCTCCATTTGTGTGGGTTTATCTAGCGAGTGAGCTTCGGTTCGACGCGCCTGCCTTCAGCAGGGTCATGTCGATGACATCGCGACGTTTAATTCGGGTAGAGTCCAGGGGTGATTTTGCACTGGCTGCGGCTACGCTTTCGTGTTGTACATGATGGATACTCCTATTGATTTACATTGAATGTCTGGTATTGCTCGTCGCTGACCTGTTCCATCCAGTCCACGACCTTGCCGTCGAGTTGTTCCTGAATAGCGATGTGAGCCATGGCTGTAGTGGCTGTAGCGCCGTGCCAGTGTTTCACATCTGGCGGAATCCAGACGACATCACCAGGCCTGATTTTCTGAATTGCACCGCCCCACTGCTGAACCCAACCAACTCCAGCCGTCACAATGAGGGTCTGCCCCAGGGGATGGGTGTGCCATGCGGTTCGGGCACCTGGCTCGAAGGTGACACTGGCACCACCCGCGCGGGCTGAACCTTGTGCTGAGAATAGGGGGTCAATGCGGACGAAACCTGTAAAGTTTTCGGCTGGTCCTCTGGTGGAAGGCTGCGAACCGTTTCGTCTAACTTCTACAAGTTGTGTGTTATTGCTCGATGGGACTTGTGCTTGTTCCACAGGAGAGAAACCCAAAGCAAGCAGGGAAGATGACACGATTGTTGTCGCAAGCAGTTTCATTTCTATCTCCTTTGACGTTTCTACTGAATTAGCTCTACCGTCACGTTGATAGAACCAGGGACATTAAATGCTTCTACGCCAGCATCGATCTTGCCGATTGTGATGATGCCAGGGTCAGGGATGTTCTGTCCGTCGTGGCGATAATAAATAGCCACATCAGGACCGGGAGACCAGTAAATGATGTCTCCAACGTCATACGTTTTGGTTCGCTCTCCCTCCTCCGAAATCGCTCTCGGTAAATGGGCAAACTTTTCTCTTTCAAGCAAATCGTTCATGATCAACGTTAATGGCAGTAGGGAAATAAAATCTCGTGTGGTTGGGTTGTCAATTAATGTGGCTGTAACGATTTTGTCTCCGACTTTGATGTTGATCTTCATACTGTTTGCCTGCTGGGTTGATAGTTCAGTCGGCATCTTCGATGAGGCACTGCCAGGCACACTGTTATCAGCACGGCAGGCTGAGTAACTCAGGGACATCACCAAGGCGATCGTCAGAATCAGCATTCTCCTGCCGCAGTTTCTTTGCTGAGTGGCAAACCATTTCAAATGCCTCAAGGCCCTCTCCATAAGTTTTCTTCTTAAATAAAAATCCAGACGCTTACAAGAAGCCGGAATCACGTTTCATTGCTTTAACCTCATTCTAGGAATCCTGAAAGGCAAGCAATAGGATGATCGTCTAGGATCGTTGTACAATCCTGCAAACTTGCACCAGCTTCAATTTAAGTCACGCTAGATTCTTATACAGGCTTAGCTGCCAAACCCTTTCTAAACCTTGATATTTCCATAAATCTATTTGAACAGGCACAAGAAATGAACGCTGCAAGAACGAGTGAAAAGTCCGATAGAGCGTTGATGAATGACCTTCAGGCAAAGCGCGAGGCATACAGAGCGCAAGCCAACCGAGAGGAACTAACGGAGCGAATTGCCCAAGCGCTTCGTCAAGATGGAGCGATCGAGCCGCTGAAAGGATTGCACTTCTACCGTTCCTCTTCCCCTTCGGAATGCTTTCATAGTGTCTCTATTCCTGCCTTTTGTGTAATTGCTCAAGGCAGCAAAGAAGTCCTTCTGGGCAGCGATCGCTATCAGTACGACCCAATGCATTATTTGCTTGGGACGGTTGAACTGCCAATTGCCAGCCGAATTCTAGAAGCAACTCAGGAAAAACCGTACCTGGGTCTTCGCTTCGATCTCGACCCCACCCTGGTTGGTTCAGTCATGGTTGAGGCAGGCTATCCTTCAGTCCAAAAGGGTGCTAGTGTCAAAGCGATCGATGTCAGTCCATTGGATGCAGATCTATTGGATGCTGTGGTGCGGCTTGTCAGGTTAATAGATTCCTCTGCTGAAGCATATGTTCTCGCACCCCTGATCAAGCGAGAAATCATTTACCGACTCCTGATGGGAGAACAAGGTGCTCGGCTGCGTCAGATTGCCGTTCTCGGTGGCTACACGCACCATATTGCCAAAGCCGTCGATCGACTTCGCAAAGACTTTACCCAGCCGATCAAGATTGAAAGCATTGCACGAGAGCTTGGCATGAGCGTTTCGGGCTTTCACCATCACTTCAAGTCGGTGACTGCCATGAGTCCCTTGCAGTTCCAGAAGCAACTGCGCCTCCAAGAAGCTCGCCGTTTGATGCTGGGGCAAAACCTAGACGCGACCAGTGCGGCGTACCAAGTGGGGTATGACGATGCCTCGCACTTCAACCGAGAGTACAAGCGGCTCTTTGGAGCACCACCCATGCGTGATGTGGAGCGGCTACGAGAAAGGGCGATGGTGACAGCCAATGTTTGATTAGGATTGACAAAGGACTTCTGGGTGGATTGAAAAGTAGAAAGTTTTTCTAGAATCTATGTTGGAACTAGCTTCCAGCCGTCGCGTGGCACTTCGTTGCAGCTTTGCTGATACTGTTGGCGAATTCATGGGAGAAAAAAAGCTACGCTATTTGGGGCTTAAGCTCCATAAATCGAGAGTAGCGAGTTTGAGCCAGTGGGATAGCTGAGAGCCAAGCAGACAAGCGAACCAAATTGAGAGCAGTGACAATCAGGATATGCTGAAGATGTGTTTTCGCCAATCCAACATATCGAGACTGCCTTAAGGCAGAACGTCTCACGCCTTGCGATAATGTTCCCTCCACTCCCGCTCGTTGCTGGTAGAGTTGCTTAAACTCTGACGTTTCTTGCACCTGCCGTCGCTGACGTAGAGCGTTGTATTTGGCTTGAGGTTGTAATGTCAATCTTCGGGCAGCTTTAGAGTGGGTACAACGTTTTCGGACTGGACAATGACGACAATCAGCTTGAGAAAAGTGGACGTGAACGACTCTCAAGCCACGATTGTCAATCTTGGGTCGCCAAATGATACTTTGATGCCCTTTAGGACAGGTGACGACTTGATTATCCCAATCCACTTCAAACTGCTCAGCAGAAAACTTAGAGTTATTTTGGGTCTGCCAACTGGGATTGATACGAACTTTTCCAAGCAGTTCGATTCCATAGTTTGCCTGACTATTAACAATATGGTCAGCTGTTACATACCCTGTATCCACCAAATGCTCTTCGGGTAGAAGTGATTTTTTCGATAGGCTTTGATGGACAGATTCAACGACTGCATCATCAGATATTGTTGATAGGGTAGTGCATACTCCAGTGATGAAGTGCGGACAATCCCGATCGCAAGTTTCAGTGAGGTGAACTTTGTAACCGACCCAATCAACACTACGTTTGGAACTGTAATGCGCCTCTACATCATAGGGTGAATGAATTGCCAGTGTGGATGGTGGCATGTCTTTGGGCGAGCGCCATTGCACGTTCCCGTCTTCAGTGGGTGCGTAAAATTGTTGCATCCAAATCCGTCGCAGTGTCTCAACGGCTGGAATTTGTCGCATCCACTCTGGAGTAGCCCAATCGTAAATTGCATCTAACAACGCAAATCCATCCTTGCCAATCGTGCGACCCAATTCTTCTCGCTCGCTGTCTAACTTAGGCAACCGATAGTTCTCGGTGCGACGACTGTAGCGGTCAAACCAAGCATCTTGTAAATGCTCTTCCAGCCAATCTGGAGCTGCGACAGCTAAACTATTGAGTGCAGCACGAAATGTTTCTCCCAACGTTTCCAGTCGATTTAGAATCCGAATGGCAGCCAG from Chroococcidiopsis sp. SAG 2025 includes these protein-coding regions:
- a CDS encoding alpha/beta hydrolase yields the protein MKHRVLIPTLLISAICATAASAPDKTHVSRKSLQAPVQQSAVVEGADNFYKSDKVTMQKVTFKNQYNMQVAGNLFIPKTLNQTAKNPAIIVGHPMGAVKEQSANLYAQKLAEQGFVTLSLDLSFWGESEGRPRNVVSPDIYAEDFSAAVDFLGTRPFVDRDRIGVLGICGSGSFVISAAKIDPRMKAIATVSMYNMGAANRNGLRHSMSLEQRQKAIAEAAEQRYAEFTGGETKYTSGTVHELNENSTAIEREFYDFYRTPRGEYTPEGSSPKLTTHPTLTSNVKFMNFYPFDDIETISPRPMLFITGDIAHSREFSEDVYKRAAEPKELYIVPNAGHVDLYDRVNLIPWDKLASFFNQHLSQ
- a CDS encoding cupin domain-containing protein, yielding MKLLATTIVSSSLLALGFSPVEQAQVPSSNNTQLVEVRRNGSQPSTRGPAENFTGFVRIDPLFSAQGSARAGGASVTFEPGARTAWHTHPLGQTLIVTAGVGWVQQWGGAIQKIRPGDVVWIPPDVKHWHGATATTAMAHIAIQEQLDGKVVDWMEQVSDEQYQTFNVNQ
- a CDS encoding cyclophilin-like fold protein — protein: MERALRHLKWFATQQRNCGRRMLILTIALVMSLSYSACRADNSVPGSASSKMPTELSTQQANSMKINIKVGDKIVTATLIDNPTTRDFISLLPLTLIMNDLLEREKFAHLPRAISEEGERTKTYDVGDIIYWSPGPDVAIYYRHDGQNIPDPGIITIGKIDAGVEAFNVPGSINVTVELIQ
- a CDS encoding AraC family transcriptional regulator, whose product is MNAARTSEKSDRALMNDLQAKREAYRAQANREELTERIAQALRQDGAIEPLKGLHFYRSSSPSECFHSVSIPAFCVIAQGSKEVLLGSDRYQYDPMHYLLGTVELPIASRILEATQEKPYLGLRFDLDPTLVGSVMVEAGYPSVQKGASVKAIDVSPLDADLLDAVVRLVRLIDSSAEAYVLAPLIKREIIYRLLMGEQGARLRQIAVLGGYTHHIAKAVDRLRKDFTQPIKIESIARELGMSVSGFHHHFKSVTAMSPLQFQKQLRLQEARRLMLGQNLDATSAAYQVGYDDASHFNREYKRLFGAPPMRDVERLRERAMVTANV
- a CDS encoding IS1182 family transposase is translated as MSMQPQTIPPIPENTVVVARAAFPKGNLYIQIRDNLGSIYQDETFASLFSKRGQPAQAPWQLALVCVMQFIENLSDRQAADAVRARIDWKYALSLSLSDPGFDYSILSEFRTRLIAGNAEQELLDKLLEQLRSKGLLKGHKRQRTDSTHVLAAIRILNRLETLGETFRAALNSLAVAAPDWLEEHLQDAWFDRYSRRTENYRLPKLDSEREELGRTIGKDGFALLDAIYDWATPEWMRQIPAVETLRRIWMQQFYAPTEDGNVQWRSPKDMPPSTLAIHSPYDVEAHYSSKRSVDWVGYKVHLTETCDRDCPHFITGVCTTLSTISDDAVVESVHQSLSKKSLLPEEHLVDTGYVTADHIVNSQANYGIELLGKVRINPSWQTQNNSKFSAEQFEVDWDNQVVTCPKGHQSIIWRPKIDNRGLRVVHVHFSQADCRHCPVRKRCTHSKAARRLTLQPQAKYNALRQRRQVQETSEFKQLYQQRAGVEGTLSQGVRRSALRQSRYVGLAKTHLQHILIVTALNLVRLSAWLSAIPLAQTRYSRFMELKPQIA